The Osmerus eperlanus chromosome 15, fOsmEpe2.1, whole genome shotgun sequence genome includes a window with the following:
- the LOC134035381 gene encoding BICD family-like cargo adapter 1, giving the protein MKHLLEEFKGLYEERLRRIDFDTKGSTQEEMLRMKLNVLQSYVNDLGDQNQVLIQTVEELEKEANQKVASLEVKLRTSDDVINGLAQQRKDLEERACALLSENEDLRSDVDSLKCLGWLDRHTHILDDSRKVHNTLSLCLLRTVLRDSLGFL; this is encoded by the exons ATGAAACATCTCCTGGAAGAATTTAAAGGGCTCTACGAGGAAAGATTGAGACGTATCGATTTTGATACAAAAGGAAGTACACAAGAAGAAATGCTGCGG ATGAAACTAAATGTTCTCCAGTCCTATGTTAATGACCTTGGAGACCAGAATCAGGTTCTGATCCAGACTGTCGAGGAGCTGGAGAAAGAAGCAAATCAAAAAGTCGCCAGCCTGGAGGTGAAACTGCGCACTTCGGATGACGTCATTAAT GGTCTGGCCCAGCAGAGGAAGGACCTGGAGGAAAGGGCATGTGCTCTCCTCTCAGAGAACGAGGACTTGAGGTCAGACGTGGATTCTCTGAAATGCCTGGGCTggctggacagacacacacacatcctggac gACAGTCGTAAGGTGCACAACACactgtccctgtgtctgctcaggACAGTCTTAAG AGACTCGTTAGGGTTCTTGTAA